Proteins co-encoded in one Prescottella sp. R16 genomic window:
- a CDS encoding inositol monophosphatase family protein, translating to MRASENPVTDPTVPDRTTTTDPAVLRDIAVTVAEAAAALARRRRPEVFGVLGAAVAATGDAVQAKSTPTDPVTVVDTETEQSIRANLARLRPHDGILGEEGGGAAATAGVRWVVDPIDGTVNFLYGIPAYAVSVAVQIDGVSVAGAVVDIAAGVTYSAARGQGASVTDTAGGSGVLSCTTVTDASHALVATGFGYRADRRAAQGRLVSALLPRVRDIRRIGSAALDLCMVASGRVDAHFEHGLSPWDWAAGALVAEEAGARVRVPSPDTPGEAGEIVVATAPGIADELEAVLREIGAFDPVP from the coding sequence ATGCGTGCATCCGAGAATCCCGTCACCGATCCGACGGTCCCCGACCGGACCACCACCACCGACCCCGCGGTCCTGCGGGACATCGCCGTCACCGTCGCGGAGGCGGCCGCAGCTCTGGCCCGGCGCCGGCGCCCCGAGGTGTTCGGGGTGCTCGGCGCTGCGGTCGCAGCGACCGGTGACGCCGTACAGGCCAAGAGCACCCCGACGGATCCGGTGACCGTCGTCGACACCGAGACCGAGCAGTCGATCCGGGCGAACCTGGCACGGCTGCGGCCACACGACGGCATTCTCGGCGAGGAGGGCGGCGGCGCGGCCGCCACGGCCGGTGTCAGGTGGGTCGTCGACCCCATCGACGGAACCGTCAACTTCCTCTACGGCATCCCGGCGTACGCGGTGTCGGTCGCGGTGCAGATCGACGGGGTGTCCGTCGCGGGTGCGGTCGTCGACATCGCTGCGGGCGTGACGTATTCGGCGGCCCGGGGACAGGGTGCGTCGGTCACCGACACCGCCGGCGGGTCGGGTGTGTTGTCGTGTACGACGGTGACCGACGCGTCACATGCGCTGGTGGCCACCGGGTTCGGCTATCGCGCCGACCGGCGGGCGGCGCAGGGGCGGCTCGTCTCGGCGCTGCTGCCGCGGGTGCGCGACATCCGTCGGATCGGATCGGCGGCCCTGGACCTGTGCATGGTGGCGTCGGGCCGGGTCGACGCGCACTTCGAACACGGGCTGAGCCCGTGGGACTGGGCTGCCGGCGCGCTCGTCGCGGAGGAGGCGGGCGCCCGTGTCCGGGTGCCGTCTCCCGACACGCCCGGCGAGGCCGGTGAGATCGTGGTCGCGACGGCGCCCGGCATCGCGGACGAACTCGAGGCCGTCCTGCGGGAGATCGGGGCGTTCGACCCGGTGCCGTGA
- a CDS encoding TrkA family potassium uptake protein translates to MRVAIAGAGAVGRSIARELVRSNHHVMLLERKPDHLEPDTIPQAEWVLGDACELSLLETTQLETYDVVIAATGEDKANLVLSLLAKTEFGVGRVVARVNDPRNEWLFDESWGVDVAVSTPRMLASLVEEAVTVGDLVRLMTLRQGQANLVEITLPDDTALAGKPVRKMRLPRDAALVTILRGGRVIVPQPDDPLEGGDELLFVASVEVEDDLRVAVGLGTPGGSGPVDG, encoded by the coding sequence ATGAGAGTGGCCATCGCAGGAGCCGGCGCCGTAGGCCGCTCCATCGCCCGCGAACTCGTCCGCAGCAACCATCACGTGATGCTGCTCGAACGCAAACCCGACCATCTCGAACCCGACACGATCCCGCAGGCCGAATGGGTCCTCGGGGACGCGTGCGAACTGAGCCTGCTCGAAACCACCCAGCTCGAGACGTACGACGTGGTGATCGCCGCGACCGGCGAGGACAAGGCCAACCTCGTGCTGAGCCTGCTCGCGAAGACCGAATTCGGGGTGGGCCGGGTAGTGGCTCGGGTCAACGACCCGCGCAACGAATGGCTGTTCGACGAGTCGTGGGGCGTCGACGTCGCGGTCTCGACGCCGCGGATGCTCGCGTCGCTCGTCGAGGAAGCGGTCACCGTCGGTGACCTGGTCCGGCTGATGACCCTGCGCCAGGGCCAGGCGAACCTCGTCGAGATCACCCTGCCCGACGACACCGCGCTCGCCGGCAAACCCGTCCGCAAGATGCGGCTCCCGCGCGACGCCGCACTGGTGACGATCCTGCGCGGCGGACGCGTCATCGTCCCGCAGCCCGACGACCCGCTCGAAGGCGGCGACGAACTGCTGTTCGTGGCGTCCGTCGAGGTCGAGGACGACCTACGTGTCGCGGTCGGACTCGGCACCCCCGGAGGCTCCGGCCCCGTCGACGGTTGA
- a CDS encoding OB-fold nucleic acid binding domain-containing protein yields the protein MAPAATGYFRRLTRRLTEDLEQLDAEEMVETAQASGATRACDCTRGEEVTMLGRLRSVEACPKSANASVEAEFFDGTDPVTLVWIGRRRIPGIEPGKTLMVRGRIGDRDGQKVIFNPYYELRGES from the coding sequence ATGGCACCCGCCGCGACAGGCTATTTTCGCCGGCTGACCCGCAGACTCACCGAAGACCTCGAGCAGTTGGATGCCGAGGAGATGGTGGAGACCGCTCAGGCGTCCGGCGCGACCCGGGCCTGCGACTGCACCCGCGGTGAGGAGGTCACGATGCTCGGCCGGCTGCGGAGTGTCGAGGCCTGTCCCAAGTCGGCGAACGCGAGCGTCGAGGCCGAGTTCTTCGACGGCACCGATCCGGTGACACTGGTGTGGATCGGACGGCGTCGTATTCCGGGCATCGAGCCCGGCAAGACGTTGATGGTGCGGGGCCGGATCGGGGACCGGGACGGCCAGAAGGTGATCTTCAACCCCTACTACGAGCTCCGCGGCGAATCCTGA
- a CDS encoding alpha/beta fold hydrolase, producing MQQHTWPGTHATTAVVLPGTGSDANFADRAFRPALTGAGITVIAVDPDPRRVVGSYRDAMDAAADRHGPIVVGGVSIGAAVALAWALDHPDRTVAVLAALPAWTGTPTDTPAAGSALFTAARLRADGLDAVTAEMAASSPPWLAAELTRSWRSQWPDLPSALEEAAHYRAPDLDDLARLDVPVGIAAAVDDAVHPLTVAKEWATVLPNAALSELTLDEVGADPGVLGRASLSAAVALSGRSDSSR from the coding sequence ATGCAGCAGCACACGTGGCCCGGAACACACGCGACGACAGCCGTCGTCCTACCCGGAACCGGGTCCGACGCGAACTTCGCCGACCGCGCGTTCCGACCCGCCCTGACCGGCGCCGGGATCACGGTGATCGCGGTCGACCCCGACCCGCGTCGCGTCGTCGGCAGCTACCGCGACGCGATGGACGCCGCCGCGGACCGCCACGGCCCGATCGTCGTCGGCGGAGTGTCCATCGGGGCCGCCGTCGCTCTCGCCTGGGCCCTCGACCACCCGGACCGGACCGTGGCCGTCCTCGCCGCCCTACCCGCCTGGACGGGGACACCGACCGACACCCCCGCGGCCGGCAGTGCCCTGTTCACCGCGGCCCGCCTGCGCGCCGACGGACTCGACGCCGTCACCGCGGAGATGGCCGCGTCCAGTCCGCCGTGGCTCGCCGCCGAACTCACCCGGTCCTGGCGCTCACAGTGGCCGGATCTGCCGTCGGCGCTCGAGGAGGCCGCCCACTACCGGGCACCCGACCTCGACGACCTGGCCCGGCTCGACGTGCCCGTGGGCATCGCGGCCGCCGTCGACGACGCCGTCCACCCCCTCACGGTGGCGAAGGAGTGGGCGACGGTGCTACCGAACGCCGCGCTGTCGGAACTGACACTCGACGAGGTCGGCGCCGATCCGGGCGTGCTCGGCCGGGCGTCCCTGAGCGCGGCAGTGGCCCTCAGCGGAAGATCCGACTCGTCGCGGTAG
- the cei gene encoding envelope integrity protein Cei has protein sequence MVSLITDGSATDDQGRPYRRRRTLPVVALISVLALLGVTVWVRILTHTETAATTVDCNAPVIPASQPADAPEPQPLGEVVGRGTLLDVQPAPLSATHVRVFNANGERGQAADVATQLRDYGFASAPDVQVGNDPVYVAQNLQCHGQIRFGANGRAAASALWLVAPCAELVEDGRPDDTVDLALGTYFAKSISPSTDAEEVLSTLRDPMPGSSPAPLDPDLLKAARTARC, from the coding sequence GTGGTTTCACTGATCACCGACGGGAGTGCAACCGACGATCAGGGCCGCCCCTACCGACGACGACGCACCCTCCCCGTGGTGGCGCTGATCTCGGTGCTCGCCCTCCTCGGGGTCACGGTGTGGGTACGGATCCTCACCCACACCGAGACTGCCGCGACGACCGTCGACTGCAACGCACCGGTGATCCCGGCGTCCCAGCCCGCCGACGCCCCGGAACCCCAGCCCCTCGGCGAGGTCGTGGGCCGCGGCACCCTCCTCGACGTCCAGCCGGCACCCCTGTCGGCCACTCACGTGCGCGTGTTCAACGCGAACGGCGAACGCGGCCAGGCCGCCGACGTGGCCACCCAGCTCCGCGACTACGGTTTCGCGAGCGCACCCGACGTCCAGGTCGGCAACGATCCCGTGTACGTGGCCCAGAACCTGCAGTGCCACGGACAGATCCGGTTCGGGGCGAACGGCCGAGCCGCGGCGAGCGCCCTGTGGCTGGTGGCGCCGTGCGCCGAACTCGTCGAGGACGGCCGCCCCGACGACACCGTCGATCTGGCGCTGGGCACGTACTTCGCCAAGAGCATCTCGCCCAGCACGGATGCCGAGGAAGTCCTCAGCACACTGCGTGATCCGATGCCCGGCAGCTCGCCCGCACCGCTCGACCCGGACCTGCTGAAGGCGGCCCGCACCGCCCGCTGCTGA
- a CDS encoding DUF4193 domain-containing protein gives MATDYDAPRRSETDEVSEDSLEELKARRNEAQSAVVDVDESDTAESFELPGADLSGEELSVRVVPKQADEFTCASCFLVHHRSRLASEENGVMICMDCAA, from the coding sequence ATGGCAACCGACTACGACGCACCCAGGCGATCGGAGACCGACGAGGTCTCCGAGGATTCGCTCGAAGAACTGAAGGCACGACGCAACGAGGCGCAGTCGGCGGTCGTCGACGTCGACGAGTCCGACACCGCGGAGTCGTTCGAACTCCCCGGCGCGGACCTGTCCGGTGAGGAACTGTCGGTACGGGTGGTACCCAAGCAGGCCGACGAGTTCACCTGCGCCAGCTGCTTCCTGGTGCACCATCGCAGCCGCCTCGCGAGCGAGGAGAACGGCGTGATGATCTGCATGGACTGCGCCGCCTGA
- a CDS encoding DUF3710 domain-containing protein yields the protein MFGRRKKNSAAAEGVDAAAEDAAVDGYPQDADETSDRAGGPYDVGELPEEAEPSATRLDLGSVLLPMPDGAQLQVEMTPEGAPQAVHLVTQFGRVTVSAYAAPKSPGQWREVASELAESLRADNADVSVETGPWGREVVGVTANADLRFVGVDGPRWMIRCVVAGPSGNVAAGTPLVEIARRVLADTVVRRGTEPHPVRTPLPVVLPEVLVQQLVAAQQQQQAQQLAQQQAAMQAQQEAAAQQSAGAPSQNGSVPPEPPRRGESGSAMQQLGL from the coding sequence ATGTTCGGACGTCGCAAGAAGAACAGTGCTGCTGCCGAGGGCGTGGACGCCGCTGCCGAGGACGCGGCCGTCGACGGGTACCCGCAGGACGCCGACGAGACGTCGGACCGTGCCGGTGGGCCCTACGACGTGGGCGAGCTCCCGGAGGAAGCGGAGCCGTCGGCCACCCGCCTCGATCTGGGGTCGGTGCTGCTGCCGATGCCCGACGGCGCCCAGCTGCAGGTGGAGATGACGCCGGAGGGTGCTCCGCAGGCCGTGCACCTGGTGACCCAGTTCGGGCGGGTGACGGTGTCCGCGTACGCGGCGCCGAAGTCGCCCGGCCAGTGGCGTGAGGTGGCATCCGAGCTCGCCGAGTCGCTGCGCGCCGACAACGCCGACGTGTCCGTCGAGACGGGGCCGTGGGGCCGCGAAGTGGTCGGGGTCACCGCGAACGCCGACCTGCGCTTCGTCGGTGTCGACGGGCCGCGCTGGATGATCCGCTGTGTCGTCGCCGGCCCGTCCGGCAACGTCGCGGCCGGTACCCCGCTGGTGGAGATCGCGCGAAGGGTGCTGGCGGACACGGTCGTCCGGCGTGGCACCGAGCCGCACCCGGTGCGGACGCCACTTCCGGTGGTGCTGCCGGAGGTGCTGGTGCAGCAGCTCGTGGCCGCTCAGCAACAGCAGCAGGCGCAGCAGCTCGCACAGCAGCAGGCGGCGATGCAGGCGCAGCAGGAGGCGGCCGCCCAGCAGTCTGCCGGGGCTCCGTCGCAGAACGGGTCCGTACCGCCGGAGCCGCCGCGCCGCGGCGAGTCGGGCTCGGCGATGCAGCAGCTCGGGTTGTAG
- a CDS encoding DUF3159 domain-containing protein — MSEPRQQTILDQLGGLSGLVYSTLPILAFVPANSIWGLAPAVWIALGVAAAILVWRIVRRGPIQPAISGFLGVGVCAFIAYRTGDAKGYFLFGIYTSLAYAGVFVISILARWPLVGVIWGYLNGHRNAWRAHPVAVRAYDIATLAWALVFAARFVVQNRLYDADQTGWLAFARIAMGWPLTGVVLLVTVWAVRRADRAVEPAPDPAEISGIAAGEDGGNSTVDGAGASGGAESDRDT; from the coding sequence GTGAGCGAACCCCGACAGCAGACGATCCTCGACCAGCTCGGTGGTCTCAGCGGGCTGGTGTACTCGACGCTGCCGATCCTGGCGTTCGTTCCCGCGAACAGTATCTGGGGGCTGGCGCCGGCGGTGTGGATCGCGCTCGGTGTCGCGGCCGCGATCCTGGTGTGGCGCATCGTCCGCCGCGGCCCGATCCAGCCCGCGATCTCCGGTTTCCTCGGTGTCGGCGTGTGCGCGTTCATCGCGTACCGCACCGGGGACGCCAAGGGCTACTTCCTGTTCGGCATCTACACGAGCCTCGCGTACGCCGGGGTGTTCGTGATCTCGATCCTGGCCCGGTGGCCGCTGGTCGGCGTGATCTGGGGTTACCTCAACGGTCATCGCAACGCGTGGCGCGCACACCCGGTCGCGGTCCGCGCCTACGACATCGCGACGCTCGCGTGGGCACTCGTGTTCGCCGCGCGTTTCGTGGTTCAGAACCGGTTGTACGACGCCGATCAGACGGGTTGGCTGGCGTTCGCCCGGATCGCGATGGGCTGGCCGCTCACCGGGGTCGTGCTGCTGGTGACGGTGTGGGCGGTGCGGCGCGCCGACCGAGCCGTCGAACCGGCACCGGATCCGGCCGAGATCTCCGGGATCGCGGCCGGTGAGGACGGTGGGAACTCAACCGTCGACGGGGCCGGAGCCTCCGGGGGTGCCGAGTCCGACCGCGACACGTAG
- a CDS encoding DUF3093 domain-containing protein translates to MPESSQPAPATPDHARTPIYSERLWVPLWWWPAGLLIAGLLAAEIHMGSPGIRAWLPYVLLFPFPVWALLWTSRHRVEVFDGPDAELRVGRAHLPLSVVSRTAEIPPSAKSAAMGRQLDPAAFVQNRSWIKTTVLVVLDDPEDPTPYWLVSTRRPAELLAAIGRGAAARG, encoded by the coding sequence GTGCCCGAATCGTCTCAGCCCGCACCGGCCACGCCGGATCATGCCCGCACCCCGATCTACTCGGAACGACTGTGGGTTCCGTTGTGGTGGTGGCCGGCCGGATTACTGATCGCCGGCCTACTGGCCGCCGAGATCCACATGGGATCCCCCGGTATCCGCGCCTGGCTTCCGTACGTCCTGTTGTTCCCGTTCCCCGTCTGGGCGTTGTTGTGGACGTCCCGGCATCGTGTCGAGGTGTTCGACGGACCCGATGCCGAACTCCGGGTGGGGCGCGCCCACCTGCCGTTGTCCGTGGTGTCGCGGACCGCGGAGATTCCGCCGTCGGCGAAGAGCGCGGCCATGGGCCGTCAGCTCGATCCCGCCGCATTCGTCCAGAACCGGTCGTGGATCAAGACGACCGTCCTGGTGGTCCTCGACGATCCCGAGGACCCCACCCCCTACTGGTTGGTCAGCACGAGGCGGCCAGCCGAGCTGCTGGCCGCCATCGGCCGTGGGGCCGCCGCACGCGGCTGA
- a CDS encoding RNA polymerase sigma factor, producing MAATDTRQTADSTTDSATTASTAEATTGSAPAAKKAPAKKAAAKKAPAKKAAAKKAPAKKAAAKKTTAKKTTKKATTKKAKVGDDAVEDEDIDMADLDVADGDLVEEEVEDVVVEDDDETPAEPSEKDKASGDFVWDEEESEALRQARKDAELTASADSVRAYLKQIGKVALLNAEEEVELAKRIEAGLFATFKMGEMAEKGEKPSPADRRNLNWITRDGNRAKNHLLEANLRLVVSLAKRYTGRGMAFLDLIQEGNLGLIRAVEKFDYTKGYKFSTYATWWIRQAITRAMADQARTIRIPVHMVEVINKLGRIQRELLQDLGREPTPEELAKEMDITPEKVLEIQQYAREPISLDQTIGDEGDSQLGDFIEDSEAVVAVDAVSFTLLQDQLQSVLETLSEREAGVVRLRFGLTDGQPRTLDEIGQVYGVTRERIRQIESKTMSKLRHPSRSQVLRDYLD from the coding sequence GTGGCAGCCACCGATACGCGTCAGACCGCCGATTCCACTACCGATTCGGCGACCACTGCTTCCACTGCCGAGGCCACTACCGGTAGCGCGCCCGCCGCCAAGAAGGCCCCCGCGAAGAAGGCCGCCGCCAAGAAGGCCCCCGCGAAGAAGGCCGCGGCCAAGAAGGCGCCGGCGAAGAAGGCCGCGGCGAAGAAGACCACGGCCAAGAAGACCACGAAGAAGGCCACCACCAAGAAGGCCAAGGTCGGCGACGACGCCGTCGAGGACGAGGACATCGACATGGCCGACCTCGACGTCGCCGACGGCGACCTCGTCGAGGAAGAGGTCGAGGACGTCGTCGTCGAGGACGACGACGAGACGCCCGCCGAGCCGTCCGAGAAGGACAAGGCGTCGGGCGACTTCGTGTGGGACGAGGAGGAATCCGAGGCGCTGCGGCAGGCCCGCAAGGACGCCGAGCTCACCGCGTCCGCGGACTCGGTGCGCGCGTATCTCAAGCAGATCGGCAAGGTCGCGCTCCTCAACGCCGAGGAGGAGGTCGAACTCGCCAAGCGCATCGAGGCCGGCCTGTTCGCGACCTTCAAGATGGGCGAGATGGCCGAGAAGGGCGAGAAGCCGTCGCCTGCGGACCGCCGCAACCTGAACTGGATCACCCGCGACGGCAACCGGGCCAAGAACCATCTGCTCGAGGCCAACCTGCGTCTCGTCGTGTCGCTCGCGAAGCGGTACACCGGCCGCGGCATGGCGTTCCTGGACCTGATCCAGGAAGGCAACCTGGGTCTGATCCGCGCCGTCGAGAAGTTCGACTACACCAAGGGCTACAAGTTCTCCACGTACGCCACGTGGTGGATCCGGCAGGCGATCACCCGTGCGATGGCCGACCAGGCCCGCACCATCCGTATCCCCGTCCACATGGTCGAGGTCATCAACAAGCTGGGCCGGATCCAGCGTGAGCTGCTGCAGGACCTGGGCCGTGAGCCCACTCCGGAGGAGCTCGCGAAGGAAATGGACATCACGCCGGAGAAGGTGCTGGAGATCCAGCAGTACGCGCGTGAACCCATCTCGCTGGACCAGACCATCGGCGACGAGGGCGACAGCCAGCTCGGTGACTTCATCGAGGACTCCGAGGCCGTCGTCGCGGTCGACGCCGTGTCGTTCACACTGCTGCAGGATCAGCTGCAGTCGGTGCTCGAGACGCTGTCCGAGCGTGAGGCCGGTGTCGTGCGCCTGCGCTTCGGTCTCACCGACGGACAGCCGCGGACTTTAGACGAAATCGGCCAGGTCTACGGCGTCACCCGCGAGCGGATCCGCCAGATCGAATCGAAGACGATGTCGAAGCTGCGGCACCCGTCGCGGTCGCAGGTGCTGCGCGACTACCTCGACTAG
- the dut gene encoding dUTP diphosphatase has product MHVSALPAVALKRLDPDLPLPRRAHDGDAGVDLCTTVDVTIAPGSRVLVGTGIAIALPIGTVGLIHPRSGLAAKTGLSIVNTPGTIDAGYRGEIKVCLINHDRETPIELRRGDRIAQLVVQRVELVEFVEVDELDDTVRGAGGYGSSGGHASLAAQSAPSTEGV; this is encoded by the coding sequence GTGCACGTGAGCGCTCTTCCTGCCGTCGCGCTGAAGCGACTGGACCCCGACCTCCCGCTGCCCCGGCGGGCACACGACGGTGATGCCGGCGTCGACCTGTGCACCACGGTCGATGTGACGATCGCCCCCGGTTCCCGGGTGCTCGTGGGTACCGGTATCGCGATCGCGCTGCCCATCGGCACGGTCGGGTTGATCCACCCGCGGTCCGGTCTGGCGGCCAAGACGGGTCTGTCCATCGTGAACACGCCCGGCACGATCGATGCCGGATACCGTGGCGAGATCAAGGTGTGCCTGATCAACCACGATCGCGAGACGCCGATCGAACTGCGCCGCGGTGACCGCATCGCGCAGCTCGTGGTGCAGAGGGTCGAACTCGTCGAGTTCGTCGAGGTCGACGAACTCGACGACACGGTCCGGGGTGCGGGCGGGTACGGATCCAGTGGTGGGCACGCGAGCCTGGCGGCGCAGAGCGCACCGTCGACGGAAGGGGTCTGA
- the ppgK gene encoding polyphosphate--glucose phosphotransferase has protein sequence MLSRKGTVVGVRGFGVDVGGSGIKGSVVDLDTGALVVDRIKIETPHPATPDAVAATVAEIVARAGWDGPVGVTLPSVVTTGVARTAANIDPAWIGTDARALFSAALGGRSVTVLNDADAAGLAEDRYGAGKNVDGVVVLLTFGTGIGSAIIHDGVLLPNTELGHMEVDGKEAEHRAASSVKDAKDLSYKDWAVEVTRVLRRYEDLLWPDLFVVGGGISRKHDKWIPRLENRTPVVPAALLNTAGIVGAAMVSANPQEKGIAP, from the coding sequence ATGCTTTCGCGGAAGGGGACGGTTGTGGGCGTGCGCGGCTTCGGTGTGGACGTCGGTGGCAGCGGCATCAAGGGTTCGGTGGTCGATCTGGACACCGGCGCTCTCGTCGTCGACCGGATCAAGATCGAAACTCCGCATCCCGCGACGCCCGACGCGGTCGCCGCGACCGTCGCGGAGATCGTCGCCCGCGCCGGATGGGACGGACCGGTCGGCGTCACGCTGCCGAGTGTCGTCACCACCGGTGTGGCGCGCACCGCCGCCAACATCGATCCGGCGTGGATCGGCACCGACGCGCGCGCCCTGTTCTCGGCCGCACTCGGCGGCCGGTCCGTGACGGTCCTCAACGACGCCGATGCCGCAGGCCTCGCGGAGGACCGGTACGGCGCCGGGAAGAACGTCGACGGTGTCGTCGTCCTGCTCACGTTCGGCACCGGCATCGGGTCGGCGATCATCCACGACGGCGTGCTCCTGCCCAACACCGAGCTCGGCCACATGGAGGTCGACGGCAAGGAGGCCGAGCATCGGGCTGCGTCGTCGGTGAAGGATGCGAAAGACCTGTCCTACAAGGACTGGGCGGTCGAGGTCACCCGGGTGCTGCGCCGGTACGAGGACCTGTTGTGGCCGGATCTGTTCGTCGTCGGCGGCGGGATCAGCCGCAAGCACGACAAGTGGATTCCGCGGCTCGAGAACCGTACCCCGGTGGTCCCGGCCGCCCTGCTCAATACCGCCGGCATCGTCGGCGCCGCGATGGTGTCCGCGAATCCGCAGGAAAAGGGCATAGCCCCGTAA
- a CDS encoding PaaI family thioesterase, with protein sequence MNTSVASHTATASNTTTVSRTAREWIEGVLVASPVARHLGLRTVRAEVDRVDLALDFRDDLTTVPGVLHGGVLATLVDTAAAAASASGLDEADPAAGGATTHLNVTFVTAATGRHLTATAVVTYRTRSTTHSTVTVRDVDGTLVVTATATSRIFR encoded by the coding sequence GTGAACACCTCCGTCGCATCGCACACCGCCACCGCATCGAACACCACCACCGTGAGCCGGACGGCCCGGGAGTGGATCGAGGGGGTACTCGTCGCGTCGCCGGTGGCGCGGCATCTCGGCCTGCGGACGGTCCGTGCCGAAGTGGACCGGGTGGACCTCGCCCTGGACTTCCGGGACGACCTCACGACGGTGCCCGGGGTGCTGCACGGTGGTGTCCTCGCGACCCTCGTCGACACGGCGGCCGCAGCGGCGTCGGCCAGTGGCCTCGACGAGGCCGACCCTGCCGCCGGTGGCGCCACGACCCACCTGAACGTCACGTTCGTCACGGCGGCCACCGGCCGGCACCTGACCGCGACCGCCGTGGTGACGTATCGCACCCGGTCGACCACCCACTCGACCGTCACCGTCCGCGACGTCGACGGCACCCTCGTCGTGACCGCTACCGCGACGAGTCGGATCTTCCGCTGA
- a CDS encoding TrkA family potassium uptake protein produces the protein MYVVVMGCGRVGSSLATALSRIGHEVAVIDRDPSAFLRLGPDFSGHTVVGMGFDRDVLVRAGIERAEAFAAVSSGDNSNIISARVARETFGVERVVARIYDAKRAAVYERLGIPTIATVPWTTDRFMLALQQDDQMAKWRDPSGTVVVTELALHEDWVGRKITDLEEATSSRVSFLIRFGTGILPDRKTVIQSDDQVYVAAVAGTVAEAVALAGNPPPSDD, from the coding sequence GTGTACGTAGTCGTCATGGGATGCGGCCGGGTCGGCTCGTCCCTCGCTACCGCACTGAGCCGGATCGGCCACGAGGTCGCCGTCATCGACCGCGACCCGAGCGCGTTCCTCCGCCTCGGACCGGACTTCTCCGGCCACACCGTGGTCGGGATGGGCTTCGACCGGGACGTCCTGGTCCGCGCCGGCATCGAACGCGCCGAGGCGTTCGCCGCCGTGTCGTCCGGCGACAACTCGAACATCATCTCCGCCCGCGTCGCCCGCGAGACGTTCGGCGTCGAGCGGGTCGTCGCCCGCATCTACGACGCCAAACGCGCCGCCGTCTACGAGCGGCTCGGCATCCCCACCATCGCGACCGTGCCGTGGACCACCGACCGGTTCATGCTCGCCCTGCAGCAGGACGACCAGATGGCCAAATGGCGGGACCCGTCGGGCACCGTCGTCGTCACCGAACTCGCACTGCACGAGGACTGGGTGGGCCGCAAGATCACCGACCTCGAGGAGGCCACGTCGTCCCGGGTGTCGTTCCTCATCCGCTTCGGCACCGGGATCCTCCCCGACCGCAAGACCGTCATCCAGTCCGACGACCAGGTGTACGTCGCGGCCGTCGCCGGCACCGTCGCCGAAGCCGTCGCCCTGGCCGGCAACCCGCCGCCCTCCGACGACTGA